A window of Gadus chalcogrammus isolate NIFS_2021 chromosome 16, NIFS_Gcha_1.0, whole genome shotgun sequence contains these coding sequences:
- the kctd14 gene encoding BTB/POZ domain-containing protein KCTD14 isoform X1 — MSLPDLKSHGKPAARAMTSPVVQLNVGGHLFSTFLSTLMRHPDSRMAELFSGKPPKLRTDAGGRYFIDRDGTHFGAVLDYLRMDRVPTENIKEVLREALHYDIKPLVKLLSEAPQNFGETVGRQQFLSRVPHYLENIEVLIRIARAEAVASRCSGILICVLRTEEDLGLHDNAMGSLEAGRESVVTFGPWKATPSVADLLDCIRMDVERRGYRVAIQPEPPVRAFLSRSYDCFFKVTFTWW, encoded by the exons ATGAGTTTGCCCGACCTAAAATCGCATGGGAAACCGGCAGCTCGTGCCATGACG TCCCCTGTGGTGCAACTCAACGTTGGTGGGCACCTGTTTTCTACCTTCCTGAGCACGCTGATGAGGCATCCCGACTCTCGGATGGCGGAGCTGTTCAGCGGCAAGCCGCCCAAGCTCCGTACGGACGCCGGGGGGCGCTATTTCATCGACCGGGACGGCACGCACTTCGGAGCCGTGCTCGACTACCTGCGGATGGACCGTGTACCCACAGAGAACATAAAGGAG GTTCTCAGAGAAGCCCTCCACTATGACATCAAGCCTCTGGTGAAGCTGCTGTCGGAGGCACCGCAGAACTTCGGGGAGACAGTGGGGCGACAGCAGTTCCTCTCCAGAGTCCCTCACTACCTTGAGAACATCGAG GTTCTGATCCGCATCGCGCGTGCCGAGGCGGTGGCCAGCCGTTGCTCGGGCATCCTCATCTGTGTCCTGCGGACGGAGGAGGACCTGGGTCTCCACGACAACGCCATGGGCAGCCTGGAGGCGGGGCGGGAGTCGGTGGTGACGTTCGGGCCGTGGAAGGCGACCCCGTCCGTCGCCGACCTGCTGGACTGTATCCGGATGGACGTGGAGCGCCGTGGATACCGCGTGGCCATCCAGCCCGAGCCGCCCGTCCGGGCCTTCCTGTCCCGGAGCTACGACTGCTTCTTCAAGGTCACCTTCACCTGGTGGTAG
- the kctd14 gene encoding BTB/POZ domain-containing protein KCTD14 isoform X2: protein MSPVVQLNVGGHLFSTFLSTLMRHPDSRMAELFSGKPPKLRTDAGGRYFIDRDGTHFGAVLDYLRMDRVPTENIKEVLREALHYDIKPLVKLLSEAPQNFGETVGRQQFLSRVPHYLENIEVLIRIARAEAVASRCSGILICVLRTEEDLGLHDNAMGSLEAGRESVVTFGPWKATPSVADLLDCIRMDVERRGYRVAIQPEPPVRAFLSRSYDCFFKVTFTWW from the exons ATG TCCCCTGTGGTGCAACTCAACGTTGGTGGGCACCTGTTTTCTACCTTCCTGAGCACGCTGATGAGGCATCCCGACTCTCGGATGGCGGAGCTGTTCAGCGGCAAGCCGCCCAAGCTCCGTACGGACGCCGGGGGGCGCTATTTCATCGACCGGGACGGCACGCACTTCGGAGCCGTGCTCGACTACCTGCGGATGGACCGTGTACCCACAGAGAACATAAAGGAG GTTCTCAGAGAAGCCCTCCACTATGACATCAAGCCTCTGGTGAAGCTGCTGTCGGAGGCACCGCAGAACTTCGGGGAGACAGTGGGGCGACAGCAGTTCCTCTCCAGAGTCCCTCACTACCTTGAGAACATCGAG GTTCTGATCCGCATCGCGCGTGCCGAGGCGGTGGCCAGCCGTTGCTCGGGCATCCTCATCTGTGTCCTGCGGACGGAGGAGGACCTGGGTCTCCACGACAACGCCATGGGCAGCCTGGAGGCGGGGCGGGAGTCGGTGGTGACGTTCGGGCCGTGGAAGGCGACCCCGTCCGTCGCCGACCTGCTGGACTGTATCCGGATGGACGTGGAGCGCCGTGGATACCGCGTGGCCATCCAGCCCGAGCCGCCCGTCCGGGCCTTCCTGTCCCGGAGCTACGACTGCTTCTTCAAGGTCACCTTCACCTGGTGGTAG